The Streptomyces phaeolivaceus genome has a window encoding:
- the rlmB gene encoding 23S rRNA (guanosine(2251)-2'-O)-methyltransferase RlmB, whose product MAANNRRMSGKKGAQVGSGGQRRKGLEGRGPTPPAEMRKKHKANRIANAKAKQAARRPVARRGGKGTSEMVVGRNPVVEALREGVPASTLYVQQFIDNDERVREALQLAAERGGINLMEAPRPELDRMTNGLNHQGLVLQVPPYEYAHPEDLVSAAFDEGEDPLIVALDGVTDPRNLGAVVRSVSAFGGHGVVVPERRAAGMTAGAWKTSAGTAARTPVARCTNLTRALEAYKKAGVVVVGLAADGEAEVGELEALSGPVVIVVGSEGKGLSRLVGETCDFRVRIPMPGGAESLNAGVAAGVVLYEAARRRA is encoded by the coding sequence ATGGCCGCTAACAACCGCCGCATGTCCGGCAAGAAGGGCGCGCAGGTCGGCAGTGGCGGCCAGCGGCGCAAGGGTCTTGAGGGCAGGGGGCCGACGCCGCCCGCCGAGATGCGCAAGAAGCACAAGGCGAACCGGATCGCGAACGCCAAGGCGAAGCAGGCCGCGCGCCGGCCCGTGGCACGCCGGGGCGGCAAGGGCACGTCCGAGATGGTCGTGGGCCGCAACCCCGTCGTCGAGGCGCTGCGCGAGGGCGTGCCCGCGTCGACGCTGTACGTCCAGCAGTTCATCGACAACGACGAGCGGGTGCGCGAGGCGCTCCAGCTGGCGGCCGAGCGCGGTGGCATCAACCTCATGGAGGCGCCGCGCCCCGAGTTGGACCGTATGACCAACGGGCTCAACCACCAGGGGCTCGTCCTCCAGGTCCCGCCGTACGAGTACGCGCACCCCGAGGACCTGGTGAGCGCGGCGTTCGACGAGGGCGAGGACCCGCTGATCGTCGCCCTCGACGGGGTGACCGACCCGCGCAACCTCGGTGCCGTCGTCCGGTCCGTCTCCGCGTTCGGCGGTCACGGCGTGGTCGTGCCCGAGCGGCGCGCGGCCGGCATGACCGCCGGCGCGTGGAAGACGTCCGCCGGTACGGCCGCCCGTACGCCCGTCGCCCGCTGCACCAACCTCACGCGCGCGCTGGAGGCCTACAAGAAGGCCGGTGTCGTCGTGGTCGGCCTCGCCGCCGACGGCGAGGCCGAGGTCGGCGAGCTGGAGGCCCTGTCCGGCCCCGTCGTGATCGTCGTCGGCAGCGAGGGCAAGGGCCTGTCCCGCCTGGTCGGCGAGACCTGCGACTTCCGGGTGCGGATTCCGATGCCGGGTGGGGCCGAGTCGTTGAACGCGGGTGTGGCGGCGGGCGTTGTGCTGTACGAGGCGGCGCGTCGGCGGGCCTGA
- a CDS encoding DoxX family protein, giving the protein MDTRTPRTPTGDRSSRFDSGSNSGSQSGFDDAPALSMVKVPSDPAQVIVNHASFRVQLGVSTRASPRIARHLSATEDTARIPVVGTAGRSGAPAAGRRRAPVVWSGKSAPDDTGAHRLLQAVRGGVVGAAPDPLSDTGSTQVIPRVDGTGGGGYDPESGRYGDESARYAADLTVETVETPIVGSQRTHGDHAADGTRLLPAMRTVDSAYDEPRYDRTRYGQDAYADGEFADGEFADGEFAGSYDGDAGERGGRRVGNEPVRHAYYPGRRMNLGVVLLPLRVFLGFISIYAGMGKLCDPHYFDGGRRGSMVKWLNTLHPWEVAEPLRQFALEHPVGSGLVIAFAQVIVGVLTVFGLWQRLAAGVGALLSAALLVTVSWKTVPVYETPDIIYLAAWSPLIIAGAPVYSVDGRLAGGAWRTLGPRADIWELRRYVLRRGALIAAIVVGLTLLVGSLLGGAVRDADRIVVPGPGEAPRNELPGSPLPGEPSARRENSPSASNSPTAGATSAQPSQEATTPGATRDTGAVTGGQPTQTQGATAGQAPPQQSSPVEQQVPSTTAGPSSSGGAGASGGTTGGATGSSGGSTGGSSSGGQPGLVGGLLG; this is encoded by the coding sequence GTGGACACCAGAACACCCCGCACACCCACGGGGGACCGTTCGTCGCGATTCGACTCGGGATCCAACTCTGGATCCCAGTCGGGATTCGACGACGCTCCCGCGCTGAGCATGGTGAAGGTGCCGAGCGATCCGGCGCAGGTCATCGTCAACCACGCGAGCTTCCGCGTGCAGTTGGGCGTCTCCACGCGGGCGTCCCCGCGCATCGCACGGCACTTGAGCGCCACCGAGGACACCGCGCGCATCCCCGTCGTGGGCACGGCGGGGCGCTCCGGCGCGCCCGCTGCCGGGCGTCGGCGTGCGCCGGTCGTCTGGAGCGGGAAGTCCGCGCCGGACGACACCGGGGCCCACCGGCTTCTCCAGGCGGTGCGCGGCGGCGTCGTCGGCGCCGCCCCCGACCCGCTGAGCGACACGGGCTCGACCCAGGTCATCCCCCGCGTCGACGGCACGGGCGGCGGTGGCTACGACCCCGAGAGCGGACGCTACGGCGACGAAAGCGCGCGCTACGCGGCCGACTTGACCGTGGAGACGGTCGAGACGCCCATCGTCGGCAGCCAGCGCACCCACGGTGACCATGCCGCCGACGGAACCCGGCTGCTGCCCGCCATGCGCACGGTGGACAGCGCGTACGACGAACCCCGGTACGACCGGACGCGGTACGGCCAGGACGCCTACGCCGACGGGGAGTTCGCCGACGGCGAGTTCGCGGACGGGGAGTTCGCCGGCTCGTACGACGGTGACGCGGGCGAGCGTGGCGGGCGGCGGGTCGGCAACGAGCCCGTGCGGCACGCCTATTACCCCGGCCGGCGGATGAACCTCGGCGTGGTGCTGCTGCCGCTGCGCGTCTTCCTCGGCTTCATCTCCATCTACGCCGGCATGGGCAAGCTCTGCGACCCGCACTACTTCGACGGCGGCAGGCGCGGCTCCATGGTGAAGTGGCTGAACACGCTGCACCCCTGGGAAGTCGCCGAGCCGCTGCGGCAGTTCGCACTCGAACACCCCGTGGGCTCCGGGCTGGTCATCGCCTTCGCCCAGGTCATCGTCGGTGTGCTGACCGTCTTCGGACTGTGGCAGCGCCTCGCCGCCGGAGTCGGGGCGCTGCTGTCGGCCGCGCTGCTGGTCACCGTCAGCTGGAAGACCGTCCCCGTCTACGAGACGCCCGACATCATCTACCTCGCCGCCTGGTCCCCGCTGATCATCGCGGGCGCGCCGGTGTACTCCGTCGACGGGCGGCTCGCGGGCGGCGCCTGGCGCACGCTCGGGCCGCGCGCCGACATCTGGGAGCTGCGGCGCTACGTACTGCGCCGGGGCGCGCTGATCGCCGCGATCGTGGTCGGACTGACGCTGCTGGTGGGGTCGTTGCTCGGCGGTGCCGTGCGGGACGCCGACCGGATCGTGGTTCCCGGACCCGGGGAGGCGCCGCGCAACGAACTGCCGGGGTCCCCGCTGCCGGGTGAGCCGAGCGCCCGCCGCGAGAACAGCCCGTCCGCGTCCAACTCGCCCACCGCGGGCGCCACTTCGGCCCAGCCCTCGCAGGAGGCCACCACGCCGGGGGCCACGCGGGACACCGGTGCGGTCACCGGGGGGCAGCCGACTCAGACGCAGGGGGCGACGGCCGGGCAGGCGCCGCCGCAGCAGTCGTCCCCGGTGGAGCAGCAGGTGCCGAGCACCACTGCCGGGCCGAGTTCCAGTGGGGGGGCGGGTGCCTCCGGCGGTACGACCGGTGGGGCCACGGGGTCCTCCGGGGGGTCGACCGGGGGTAGTTCCTCGGGTGGGCAGCCTGGGCTGGTGGGGGGCTTGCTCGGGTAG
- a CDS encoding ABC transporter ATP-binding protein produces MATVTFDKATRIYPGSTKPAVDSLEIEIEDGEFLVLVGPSGCGKSTSLRMLAGLEDVNGGVIRIGDRDVTHLPPKDRDIAMVFQNYALYPHMTVADNMGFALKIAGVNKAEIRQKVEEAAKILDLTEYLDRKPKALSGGQRQRVAMGRAIVREPQVFLMDEPLSNLDAKLRVSTRTQIASLQRRLGITTVYVTHDQVEAMTMGDRVAVLKDGLLQQVDTPRNMYDRPANLFVAGFIGSPAMNLVEVPITDGGVKFGNSVVPVNRDALKAASDKGDTTVTVGVRPEHFDIVEHGGAAATTLSKDTEDAPAGLAVSVNVVEELGADGYVYGTAEVGGETKDLVVRVNGRQVPEKGATLHVVPRPGENHVFSTSTGERLSD; encoded by the coding sequence ATGGCCACAGTTACGTTCGACAAGGCGACCCGGATCTACCCGGGTTCCACGAAGCCCGCCGTCGACAGTCTCGAGATCGAGATCGAGGACGGCGAGTTCCTCGTCCTGGTCGGCCCGTCCGGTTGCGGCAAGTCCACCTCGCTCCGCATGCTCGCGGGGCTCGAGGACGTCAACGGCGGCGTCATCCGCATCGGTGACCGCGACGTCACGCACCTGCCGCCGAAGGACCGGGACATCGCCATGGTGTTCCAGAACTACGCGCTCTACCCGCACATGACCGTCGCCGACAACATGGGCTTCGCCCTGAAGATCGCCGGCGTCAACAAGGCGGAGATCCGGCAGAAGGTCGAGGAGGCCGCGAAGATCCTCGACCTCACCGAGTACCTGGACCGCAAGCCGAAGGCCCTCTCCGGCGGTCAGCGCCAGCGTGTCGCGATGGGCCGCGCCATCGTGCGTGAGCCGCAGGTCTTCCTCATGGACGAGCCGCTGTCGAACCTCGACGCCAAGCTCCGTGTCTCGACCCGTACGCAGATCGCGTCCCTCCAGCGCCGCCTCGGCATCACCACCGTCTACGTCACCCACGACCAGGTCGAGGCCATGACGATGGGCGACCGGGTCGCCGTGCTCAAGGACGGTCTGCTCCAGCAGGTCGACACCCCGCGCAACATGTACGACCGCCCCGCCAACCTCTTCGTCGCCGGCTTCATCGGCTCCCCGGCCATGAACCTGGTCGAGGTCCCGATCACCGACGGCGGCGTGAAGTTCGGCAACAGCGTCGTCCCGGTCAACCGTGACGCCCTCAAGGCCGCCTCCGACAAGGGTGACACCACCGTCACCGTCGGCGTCCGTCCCGAGCACTTCGACATCGTGGAGCACGGCGGCGCCGCGGCCACCACCCTGTCGAAGGACACCGAGGACGCCCCGGCCGGCCTCGCCGTCTCCGTCAACGTCGTCGAGGAGCTCGGCGCCGACGGTTACGTCTACGGCACCGCCGAGGTCGGCGGCGAGACCAAGGACCTCGTGGTCCGCGTCAACGGCCGCCAGGTCCCCGAGAAGGGCGCCACGCTGCACGTCGTGCCGCGTCCGGGCGAGAACCACGTGTTCTCGACCTCCACGGGCGAGCGCCTCTCCGACTGA
- a CDS encoding nucleotidyltransferase family protein, translating into MTDPNAASRPVQAVVLAGGQGSRLRPYTDDRPKPMVEIPGTGTPIIGHQLTWLAEEGVTDVVVSCGHLADVLQKWLDSVDLPVRVTTVVETEPLGRGGGLKYAASHLPHPDQPWYATNGDIWTRFSLRDMADFHAERDALATLALARPRIPWGAVKTDGFGRVTDFIEAPPTTYEINAGVYVFSPEFTDLLPARGDHERTTFPRLARERRLAGFPIPQGAYWRAIDTAKDLTEAAKELAALGR; encoded by the coding sequence ATGACCGATCCGAACGCCGCGTCGCGCCCCGTTCAAGCCGTGGTCCTCGCCGGTGGCCAGGGCTCACGGCTGCGTCCGTACACCGACGACCGGCCCAAGCCCATGGTCGAGATCCCCGGTACGGGCACGCCGATCATCGGCCATCAGCTCACCTGGCTCGCCGAGGAGGGCGTGACCGACGTGGTCGTCTCCTGCGGCCACCTCGCCGACGTCCTGCAGAAGTGGCTGGACTCGGTCGACCTGCCGGTCCGCGTCACCACGGTCGTCGAGACGGAGCCCCTGGGCCGCGGCGGGGGCCTCAAGTACGCCGCCTCGCACCTCCCGCACCCCGACCAGCCCTGGTACGCCACCAACGGCGACATCTGGACCCGCTTCTCGCTGCGTGACATGGCGGACTTCCACGCCGAGCGCGACGCCCTCGCCACGCTCGCCCTGGCCCGCCCGCGCATCCCCTGGGGCGCCGTGAAGACGGACGGCTTCGGCCGCGTGACGGACTTCATCGAGGCCCCGCCCACGACGTACGAGATCAACGCCGGCGTCTACGTCTTCTCCCCGGAGTTCACCGACCTCCTCCCCGCCCGGGGCGACCACGAGCGCACCACCTTCCCCCGCCTCGCCCGAGAACGCCGCCTCGCGGGCTTCCCCATCCCCCAGGGCGCCTACTGGCGAGCCATCGACACGGCCAAGGACCTCACAGAGGCAGCGAAGGAACTGGCGGCCCTGGGCCGCTAG